One region of Paucibacter aquatile genomic DNA includes:
- a CDS encoding sulfurtransferase produces MPNAHALPVLNISSYKFVPLPDCAALRDQLQERALALNLKGTVLLAEEGINLFLAGPGEAVHAWVNALRQDARFADLAPKESWSAAVPFKKLLVKVKPEIIRMNHPTIRPDQQARAPALPAATLARWLDQGHDDEGRPVVTLDTRNAFEVDYGTFEGAIDWRISKFSEFPEAVQAHREELMGKTVVSFCTGGIRCEKAAIYLQQQDLDGPVYQLEGGILKYFEETGGPHYQGSCFVFDQREALGAALEPATEIQRPASEAHRAPASS; encoded by the coding sequence ATGCCGAACGCCCACGCCCTGCCCGTCCTCAACATCTCGTCCTACAAGTTCGTGCCGCTGCCGGACTGTGCCGCGCTGCGCGATCAGCTGCAAGAGCGGGCCCTGGCCCTGAATCTCAAGGGCACGGTGCTGCTGGCGGAAGAAGGCATCAATCTCTTTCTGGCCGGCCCGGGCGAAGCCGTTCACGCCTGGGTGAACGCCCTGCGCCAGGACGCGCGCTTTGCCGACCTGGCCCCCAAGGAAAGCTGGAGCGCGGCGGTGCCCTTCAAGAAGCTGCTGGTCAAGGTGAAGCCGGAGATCATCCGCATGAACCACCCGACCATCCGCCCGGATCAGCAGGCGCGTGCGCCGGCCCTGCCCGCCGCCACCCTGGCCCGCTGGCTGGACCAGGGCCATGACGACGAAGGCCGGCCGGTGGTGACCCTGGACACGCGCAATGCTTTCGAGGTGGATTACGGCACCTTCGAGGGCGCGATCGACTGGCGCATCAGCAAGTTCAGCGAGTTCCCCGAGGCCGTGCAGGCGCACCGCGAGGAGCTGATGGGCAAGACCGTGGTCAGCTTTTGCACCGGCGGCATCCGCTGCGAGAAGGCCGCCATCTATCTGCAGCAGCAAGACCTGGACGGCCCGGTCTATCAGCTCGAAGGCGGCATCCTCAAGTACTTTGAGGAAACCGGCGGCCCGCATTACCAGGGCAGCTGCTTTGTCTTCGACCAGCGCGAGGCCCTGGGCGCCGCGCTGGAGCCGGCCACCGAAATCCAGCGCCCGGCCAGCGAGGCCCACCGCGCACCGGCCAGCAGCTGA
- a CDS encoding alpha/beta fold hydrolase: protein MSLRTPGPAELAPTPSTAQRLAAWGLRVFGALLFIAALLFGASKAPDRSLESLVPQWAPPPSDFIELGGQPIHLRDQGPAADPTPIVLLHGTSSSLHTWEGWVKALSRERRVISVDLPGFGLSGPSPSGDYRDAAYQKFLAALLDHLKLERVILGGNSLGGQIAWQFAAAQPQRVGALILVDAAGYPLAPRDVPLAWRVSALPLIGPLSDHLLPRKLVEFSLRQVYGQPERVNAPLVDRYFELTLRAGNRTALRQRLAQWGGGEQADLIPKLRLPTLILWGERDRLLPPSDGQAFARDIAGSRLVLLPGLGHVPQEEDPAASLKPVLEFLHTLKP from the coding sequence ATGAGCCTTCGAACACCTGGCCCTGCCGAGCTGGCACCGACCCCAAGCACTGCACAGCGCCTGGCGGCCTGGGGCCTGCGTGTGTTCGGCGCCCTGCTGTTCATCGCCGCCCTGCTCTTTGGCGCCAGCAAGGCGCCCGACCGCAGCCTGGAAAGCCTGGTGCCGCAATGGGCGCCACCGCCCTCGGACTTCATCGAGCTGGGCGGCCAGCCCATCCACCTCCGCGACCAGGGCCCGGCCGCCGACCCGACACCCATCGTGCTGCTGCATGGCACCAGCAGCAGCCTGCACACCTGGGAGGGCTGGGTGAAGGCGCTCAGCCGCGAGCGCCGCGTCATCAGCGTGGACCTGCCGGGCTTCGGCCTCAGCGGCCCCAGCCCCAGCGGCGACTACCGCGACGCGGCCTATCAGAAGTTCCTCGCGGCCCTGCTCGACCACCTGAAGCTCGAGCGCGTCATCCTCGGCGGCAATTCCCTGGGCGGGCAGATCGCCTGGCAGTTCGCGGCCGCACAGCCGCAGCGGGTGGGCGCCCTGATCCTGGTGGATGCCGCCGGCTACCCCTTGGCACCGCGCGATGTGCCGCTGGCCTGGCGGGTCAGCGCCCTGCCCCTGATCGGGCCGCTGAGTGACCACCTGCTGCCGCGCAAGCTGGTCGAGTTCAGCCTGCGCCAGGTCTACGGCCAGCCCGAGCGGGTCAACGCTCCGCTGGTGGATCGTTACTTTGAGCTGACGCTGCGGGCCGGCAATCGCACCGCCCTGCGCCAGCGCCTGGCCCAGTGGGGCGGTGGCGAGCAGGCTGACCTGATCCCGAAGCTGCGCCTGCCCACCTTGATTCTGTGGGGCGAACGCGACCGCCTGCTGCCCCCCAGCGACGGCCAGGCCTTCGCACGCGACATCGCTGGCAGCCGCCTGGTGCTGCTGCCGGGCCTGGGCCATGTGCCCCAGGAAGAAGACCCCGCCGCCTCGCTAAAGCCGGTGCTCGAGTTCTTGCATACGCTCAAACCCTAG
- a CDS encoding ABC transporter ATP-binding protein, with translation MNPNRSPNTAAETAPLIRLQGIQKSFLSDELETRALDEVSLVVRCGEFLAVSGPSGCGKSSLLSILGLLDSPSSGSYELNGQRVDQLDPRARALLRNRQIGFVFQAFNLISDLSVEDNIALPLSYRSEMSRAERRARVAEALAQVDMAHRARHHPAQLSGGQQQRVAIARALVGQPRLILADEPTGNLDSRNAELVMALLQKVHAGGATLCMVTHDPRYAALAQRTVALFDGRVVADLPTAALHSGQARAAGGQPALAEAL, from the coding sequence ATGAATCCGAACCGTTCCCCAAACACCGCCGCCGAGACGGCACCTTTGATCCGCCTGCAGGGCATTCAGAAGAGCTTTCTCAGCGACGAGCTGGAAACCCGCGCCCTCGACGAGGTCAGCCTGGTGGTGCGCTGCGGCGAGTTCCTGGCCGTCAGCGGGCCCTCGGGCTGCGGCAAGTCCAGCCTGCTGTCCATCCTGGGCCTGCTCGACAGCCCCAGCAGCGGCAGCTACGAGCTGAACGGCCAGCGGGTTGATCAGCTGGACCCGCGCGCCCGCGCCCTGCTGCGCAACCGCCAGATTGGTTTTGTCTTTCAGGCCTTCAATCTGATCAGCGACTTGAGCGTGGAGGACAACATCGCCCTGCCGCTGAGCTACCGCAGCGAGATGAGCCGCGCCGAGCGCCGCGCTCGGGTCGCCGAGGCCCTGGCCCAGGTGGACATGGCGCACCGCGCCCGACACCATCCCGCCCAGCTCTCCGGCGGCCAGCAGCAGCGCGTGGCCATTGCCCGCGCCCTGGTCGGCCAGCCCCGCCTGATCCTGGCGGACGAACCCACCGGCAACCTCGATTCGCGCAATGCCGAGTTGGTGATGGCGCTGCTGCAGAAGGTCCACGCCGGCGGCGCCACGCTGTGCATGGTCACCCATGACCCGCGCTACGCCGCCCTGGCCCAGCGCACCGTGGCCTTGTTCGACGGCCGCGTGGTGGCCGACCTGCCCACCGCGGCCCTGCACTCCGGCCAGGCGCGGGCGGCAGGCGGCCAGCCCGCCCTGGCGGAGGCCCTGTGA
- a CDS encoding sigma-54-dependent transcriptional regulator, with product MSALPDFSLPLLVVDDDAAVRSALRLLLKSEGWRCELAESPEQALALLGSAEYGLLLADLNYARDTTSGQEGLDLIARARALDAQLPIVAMTAWGSVPLVVQALQGGANDFIEKPWDNTRLAGIVRTQLALGESQRRAQRLAAENALLQAQGGERPWIGRSAPMQALMAQVAAVAPADVNLLIRGENGSGKSQLAQAIHRQSARAAGPFISVNMGAIPESLFESEMFGHEKGAFTDARQARIGRFELADGGTLFLDEIGNIPLAQQAKLLQVLEGGQFERLGSARPRRANVRLIAASNADLDAMVEQGLFRRDLLYRINSVQLTLPPLRERGADILELATHYLTDCARRYQRPAKRLGDAAQAALLAHAWPGNVRELAHCMERVSLLAPAEQITPADLGLSAAAATVPAHTALPAELTLEEAEKLLIRTALRRHGGNALHAAQALGLSRSAFYRRLEKYQL from the coding sequence ATGAGTGCCTTGCCCGATTTCAGTCTGCCGCTCTTGGTCGTCGACGACGATGCGGCCGTGCGCAGCGCGCTGCGGCTGCTCCTCAAGAGCGAAGGCTGGCGCTGTGAGCTGGCCGAGTCGCCCGAGCAGGCCCTGGCGTTGCTGGGGTCGGCCGAGTACGGCCTGCTGTTGGCCGACCTCAACTACGCCCGCGACACCACCTCGGGCCAGGAAGGCCTGGACCTGATCGCACGGGCGCGTGCCCTCGATGCCCAGCTGCCCATCGTCGCCATGACGGCCTGGGGCAGCGTGCCCCTGGTGGTGCAGGCCTTGCAGGGCGGCGCCAACGATTTCATCGAGAAGCCCTGGGACAACACCCGCCTGGCCGGCATCGTCCGCACCCAGCTGGCGCTGGGCGAGAGCCAGCGCCGCGCCCAACGCCTGGCGGCCGAGAACGCGCTCTTGCAGGCCCAGGGTGGCGAGCGCCCCTGGATCGGCCGCTCGGCGCCCATGCAGGCCTTGATGGCCCAGGTGGCGGCCGTGGCTCCGGCCGATGTGAACCTGCTGATCCGGGGCGAGAACGGCAGCGGCAAGAGCCAGTTGGCCCAGGCCATCCACCGCCAATCGGCGCGCGCGGCCGGGCCCTTCATCAGCGTCAATATGGGCGCCATCCCCGAGAGCTTGTTTGAGAGCGAGATGTTCGGCCACGAGAAAGGCGCTTTCACCGACGCGCGCCAGGCTCGCATCGGCCGCTTCGAGCTGGCCGATGGCGGCACCTTGTTTCTGGACGAGATCGGCAACATCCCGCTGGCCCAGCAGGCCAAGCTGCTGCAGGTGCTGGAGGGCGGGCAGTTCGAGCGCCTGGGCTCGGCCCGCCCGCGCCGCGCCAACGTGCGCCTGATCGCGGCCAGCAATGCCGATCTGGACGCCATGGTCGAGCAGGGCCTGTTCCGCCGCGACCTGCTCTACCGGATCAACAGCGTGCAGCTGACCCTGCCGCCGCTGCGCGAGCGCGGGGCGGACATCCTCGAGCTGGCCACTCACTACCTGACGGACTGCGCCCGGCGCTACCAGCGGCCGGCCAAACGCTTGGGCGATGCGGCTCAGGCCGCCTTGCTGGCGCATGCCTGGCCGGGCAATGTGCGCGAGCTGGCCCATTGCATGGAGCGCGTCAGCCTGCTGGCGCCGGCCGAGCAGATCACGCCGGCCGACCTGGGCTTGAGCGCCGCCGCCGCGACGGTTCCGGCGCACACCGCGTTGCCGGCCGAGCTGACGCTGGAGGAGGCTGAAAAGCTGCTGATCCGCACTGCCCTGCGTCGCCACGGCGGCAATGCCCTGCACGCCGCGCAGGCCCTGGGCCTGAGCCGCTCGGCCTTCTACCGCCGCCTGGAAAAGTACCAGCTGTGA
- a CDS encoding FKBP-type peptidyl-prolyl cis-trans isomerase, producing MQISAPCVVSLSWRLEDAQGQLIDELAEPLEFFYGGSDLFAKVEEALAGQETGFEAAVALEPEHAFGDYDSNLVCFESRSLFPDGVEAGMQIEGLPEGAVTEDMPDGLIFTVTETYPEHVVLDGNHPLAGVGLRMYIKVRDVREATAEEIEAGSLGEAVFSVGMAGAPDGEPLH from the coding sequence ATGCAAATTTCCGCCCCCTGTGTGGTCTCCCTGAGCTGGAGACTCGAAGACGCCCAAGGTCAGCTGATCGACGAACTGGCCGAGCCGCTGGAGTTTTTCTACGGCGGCAGCGATCTCTTCGCCAAGGTCGAAGAAGCCCTGGCCGGTCAGGAAACCGGCTTTGAAGCGGCTGTGGCCCTGGAGCCCGAGCACGCCTTCGGCGATTACGACTCCAACCTGGTCTGCTTTGAATCCCGCAGCCTCTTCCCCGATGGCGTGGAAGCGGGCATGCAGATCGAAGGCCTGCCCGAAGGTGCCGTCACCGAAGACATGCCCGACGGCCTGATCTTCACCGTGACCGAAACCTACCCCGAACACGTGGTGCTGGACGGCAACCACCCGCTGGCCGGCGTGGGCCTGCGCATGTACATCAAGGTGCGCGATGTGCGCGAGGCCACGGCCGAGGAAATCGAGGCCGGCAGCCTGGGCGAGGCGGTGTTCAGCGTCGGCATGGCCGGCGCGCCGGACGGCGAACCGCTGCACTGA
- a CDS encoding ABC transporter permease produces MRDDLRHSVQALLRHPGHALLSLLTLSCGLGFAIFAAGIYFSFTAGDLPFPEPERLVAVEASRDGERSQAKSVHYLDLLEYQRQTPSLEALLPLQTDTVTLGGQRQYPANFAAARVSAGIWLWLGEAARPELGRGLLPGDSEPGAAPVAVIGADLWRRFLGADPAIVGSRLKINGVDTEIVGVLPGRLRFPMTQELWLPFQPPAGTLSRGEGYSMGTPQHVMALGRLRPGASREQASAELHQVAQNLATQFPANNRRVGALALPYAAWGLPDVDMILLGLAGAAALLLALVCINTANLLLARANERRQELAVRAALGAPRGRLVMQMLTETWLLCLAAAGLGLFFSAWALEATQQAVMATADGRLPFWIHFTMRPQAVLVGLGVSLLTALATGLLPAWRASAVDLNSALRDGRGSQGRTSSRFARGLVWVQIALSSLLLLASGLQTYTVHQRLNAGTGARMEGVLTARLTLRTAEYQGSGEAVQAARAALWNRLQARLDEAAASAQARVALSTSLPGGGMIDTDEILPEGMTVQDGQYPEGGNYRINAGFFDAMEVKLLAGREFGPQDRADSLKVAVINQNFAQQHWPGQDPLGKRFAIVEGQTQKRIGPWITVVGVIPHVLQGIGRERGLRAANFYLPISQATPGAPADMGIALVGVPDNAASRELLARAVAQADPSLALEQVVSAEERQRIAHGGEDVAAAMYLILGLLTLGLAISGIYGVTSRAVQLRGQEIGVRRAVGASDGQLMRMLLGQALSLLALALPLGLTGGALALSGELGSSLPLGLGVLLVGTLISSLVLFSTWLPARRALRQSPTAALNSP; encoded by the coding sequence ATGCGGGACGATCTTCGCCACAGCGTGCAAGCCCTGCTGCGCCATCCCGGCCATGCCTTGCTGAGCCTGCTGACCCTGAGCTGCGGCCTGGGCTTCGCGATCTTTGCAGCCGGCATCTATTTCAGTTTCACGGCCGGAGACCTGCCCTTTCCCGAACCCGAGCGCCTGGTCGCCGTGGAGGCCAGCCGCGACGGCGAGCGCAGCCAGGCCAAGAGCGTGCATTACCTCGACCTGCTCGAGTACCAGCGCCAGACGCCCAGCCTGGAGGCCTTGCTGCCCCTGCAGACCGACACCGTCACCCTCGGTGGCCAGCGCCAGTACCCGGCCAATTTCGCGGCCGCGCGCGTGTCGGCCGGTATCTGGCTCTGGCTCGGCGAAGCCGCCCGGCCCGAGCTCGGCCGCGGCCTGCTGCCCGGCGACAGTGAGCCCGGCGCTGCGCCAGTGGCTGTGATCGGCGCCGATCTCTGGCGGCGCTTTCTCGGCGCCGACCCCGCCATCGTCGGCAGCCGGCTCAAGATCAACGGCGTGGACACGGAGATCGTCGGCGTGCTGCCCGGCCGCCTGCGCTTCCCCATGACCCAGGAACTCTGGCTGCCCTTCCAGCCCCCGGCCGGCACGCTCAGCCGCGGCGAGGGCTACTCCATGGGCACGCCCCAGCATGTGATGGCCCTGGGCCGGCTACGCCCCGGCGCCAGCCGCGAGCAGGCCAGCGCCGAGCTGCATCAGGTGGCCCAGAACCTGGCAACACAGTTCCCCGCCAACAACCGCCGCGTCGGCGCCCTGGCCCTGCCCTATGCCGCCTGGGGCCTGCCCGATGTCGACATGATCTTGCTGGGCCTGGCCGGCGCCGCCGCGCTGCTGTTGGCCCTGGTCTGCATCAACACCGCCAATCTGCTGCTGGCGCGCGCCAACGAGCGGCGGCAGGAACTGGCCGTGCGCGCCGCCCTGGGTGCGCCACGCGGCCGCCTGGTGATGCAGATGCTGACCGAGACCTGGCTGCTCTGCTTGGCCGCCGCCGGCCTGGGCCTGTTCTTCAGCGCCTGGGCCCTGGAGGCCACCCAGCAGGCCGTGATGGCCACGGCCGACGGCCGACTGCCCTTCTGGATCCACTTCACCATGCGGCCGCAAGCCGTGCTGGTCGGCTTGGGCGTGAGCCTGCTGACGGCCCTGGCCACCGGCCTGCTGCCAGCCTGGCGCGCCTCGGCCGTGGACCTGAACAGCGCGCTGCGTGACGGCCGCGGCAGCCAGGGCCGCACCAGCAGCCGCTTTGCCCGCGGCCTGGTCTGGGTGCAGATCGCCCTGTCCAGCCTGCTGCTGCTGGCCTCCGGCCTGCAGACCTACACGGTGCACCAGCGCCTGAACGCCGGCACCGGCGCCCGCATGGAAGGCGTGCTGACCGCCCGCCTGACCCTGCGCACGGCCGAATACCAGGGCAGTGGCGAGGCGGTGCAAGCGGCACGCGCGGCCCTGTGGAACCGCCTGCAAGCCCGCTTGGACGAAGCCGCTGCCAGTGCCCAGGCCCGTGTGGCGCTGTCCACCAGCCTGCCTGGCGGCGGCATGATCGACACGGACGAAATCCTGCCCGAAGGCATGACGGTGCAAGACGGCCAGTACCCCGAGGGGGGCAACTACCGCATCAATGCGGGCTTCTTCGATGCCATGGAAGTGAAACTGCTGGCCGGGCGCGAATTCGGCCCGCAGGACCGCGCCGACAGCCTCAAGGTGGCGGTGATCAACCAGAACTTTGCCCAGCAGCATTGGCCTGGCCAGGACCCGCTGGGCAAGCGCTTTGCCATCGTCGAGGGCCAGACCCAGAAGCGCATCGGTCCCTGGATCACCGTGGTCGGCGTGATCCCGCATGTGCTGCAAGGCATCGGCCGTGAGCGCGGCCTGCGCGCAGCCAATTTCTACCTGCCGATCAGCCAGGCGACGCCCGGCGCGCCTGCAGACATGGGCATCGCCCTGGTCGGCGTGCCGGACAACGCCGCCAGCCGCGAGCTGCTGGCCCGTGCCGTGGCCCAGGCCGACCCGTCCCTGGCGCTGGAGCAGGTGGTCAGCGCCGAGGAACGCCAGCGCATCGCCCATGGCGGCGAGGACGTGGCGGCCGCCATGTACCTGATCCTCGGCCTGCTGACCCTGGGCCTGGCCATCAGCGGCATCTACGGCGTGACCAGCCGCGCGGTGCAGCTGCGCGGCCAGGAGATCGGCGTGCGCCGGGCCGTGGGCGCCAGCGACGGACAGCTGATGCGCATGCTGCTGGGCCAGGCCCTGAGTCTGCTGGCCCTGGCCCTGCCCCTGGGCCTGACCGGCGGCGCCCTGGCCCTGAGCGGCGAGCTGGGCAGCAGCCTGCCGCTGGGCTTGGGCGTGCTGCTCGTGGGCACGCTGATCTCGAGCCTGGTGCTGTTCTCGACCTGGCTGCCGGCGCGCCGGGCCTTGCGACAATCGCCCACCGCCGCCCTGAACAGCCCATGA
- a CDS encoding sensor histidine kinase, giving the protein MSAANEPAKPGLALAVDRGFAGRLRRAALLGGAPAWALACLLVWQQPWLIYPKLLCITLCSLGWLGTAAWLHARAEHQRRLLGHVIEAMASGDYNQRLRLQGGSVEPDALATQLNALVDSLHQQRLQSLAAERLAENVLQTLDVAVFAFDAQERLQLANPSALGLLRRAREHALGRSAAELGLDELLRADPEALREQVFPGAAGLWRLRQHRYEVEGQTRRLLFVSDLKQVLRSEELQAWQRLLRVLSHEVNNSLAPIASLSDTLRRRLDALSPGAHLPPDDWRAEQAEALGLIEERARHLADFVRRHAQLARPLEPRMQRFDLLALLRRLPALLPQAQLTLEFDGISPDAALDFYGDPGLLEQLFINLLKNGIEAGGAPLLLRLKLRLQAEPLQISLLDRGCGLANPANLFVPYYTTKPQGSGIGLVLARQIAECHQGSLQLLPRSDGPGCQALLRFARPQG; this is encoded by the coding sequence GTGAGCGCTGCGAACGAGCCCGCCAAGCCTGGGCTGGCCCTGGCGGTCGACCGCGGCTTTGCCGGCCGGCTGCGCCGCGCGGCCCTGCTGGGCGGCGCACCGGCCTGGGCTCTGGCCTGCCTGCTGGTCTGGCAGCAGCCCTGGCTGATCTATCCCAAGCTGCTCTGCATCACCCTGTGCAGCCTGGGCTGGCTGGGCACCGCCGCCTGGCTGCATGCGCGGGCCGAGCACCAGCGGCGCCTGCTCGGCCATGTGATCGAGGCCATGGCCAGCGGCGACTACAACCAGCGCCTGCGCCTGCAGGGCGGATCGGTGGAGCCCGACGCGCTGGCCACCCAGCTCAATGCCCTGGTCGACAGCCTGCACCAGCAGCGCCTGCAATCCCTGGCCGCCGAGCGCCTGGCCGAGAACGTGCTGCAGACCCTGGATGTGGCGGTGTTTGCCTTCGATGCCCAGGAGCGCCTGCAACTGGCCAACCCCAGTGCCTTGGGCCTGCTGCGGCGCGCGCGCGAACATGCCCTGGGCCGCAGCGCCGCCGAGCTGGGCCTGGACGAGCTCTTGCGCGCCGACCCCGAGGCCTTGCGCGAGCAGGTTTTCCCCGGCGCCGCCGGCCTGTGGCGGCTGCGCCAGCATCGCTACGAGGTCGAGGGGCAGACGCGCCGCCTGCTCTTCGTCAGCGATCTGAAACAGGTTTTGCGCAGCGAGGAGCTGCAGGCCTGGCAGCGCCTGCTGCGTGTGCTCAGCCACGAGGTCAACAACTCGCTGGCGCCGATTGCCAGCCTCAGCGACACCTTGCGGCGGCGCCTGGACGCCCTGAGCCCGGGCGCGCACCTGCCCCCGGACGACTGGCGCGCCGAGCAGGCCGAAGCCCTGGGCCTGATCGAGGAGCGCGCCCGCCATCTGGCCGATTTCGTGCGCCGTCACGCCCAGCTGGCTCGGCCCCTGGAGCCGCGCATGCAGCGCTTTGACCTGCTGGCCCTGCTGCGCCGCCTGCCGGCCTTGCTGCCCCAGGCCCAGCTGACGCTGGAATTCGACGGCATCTCGCCCGACGCTGCGCTGGACTTCTACGGCGACCCGGGGCTGCTGGAGCAGCTCTTCATCAATCTGCTGAAAAACGGCATCGAGGCCGGCGGCGCGCCGCTGCTGTTGCGCCTGAAGCTGCGCCTGCAGGCCGAGCCGCTGCAGATCAGCCTGCTGGACCGCGGCTGCGGCCTGGCCAACCCGGCCAATCTCTTTGTGCCCTACTACACGACCAAACCCCAGGGCAGCGGCATCGGCCTGGTGCTCGCCCGCCAGATTGCCGAATGCCACCAGGGCAGCTTGCAACTGCTGCCGCGCAGCGACGGACCGGGCTGCCAGGCCCTGCTGCGCTTCGCCCGGCCCCAGGGCTGA
- a CDS encoding ABC transporter permease — protein MFLHGFLNSLLEGAGVTLSVALASLAMAMALGLLGAIAKLSKFRFARGLAYLYTTLIRGVPDLVLMLLIFYGGQVAVNEIALRLGHEEYIDINPYVAGVLTIGFIFGAYLTEAFRGAFLAVPPGQREAGLAYGLSGWQIAWRITLPQMFRHALPGLSNNWLVLIKSTAIVSVIGLSDLMTRGQQAAGSTREPFVFYLAVALIYLSFTSLSELIFSWLEKRFSIGVRKGTL, from the coding sequence ATGTTCCTGCATGGCTTTCTGAACAGCCTGCTGGAGGGAGCCGGGGTCACGCTGAGCGTGGCCCTGGCCTCTTTGGCGATGGCCATGGCCCTGGGTTTGCTGGGCGCCATCGCCAAGCTCTCCAAGTTCCGCTTCGCACGCGGTCTGGCCTACCTCTACACCACGCTGATCCGCGGCGTGCCCGATCTGGTGCTGATGCTGCTGATCTTCTACGGCGGCCAAGTGGCCGTGAACGAGATCGCCCTCAGGCTGGGCCATGAGGAATACATCGACATCAACCCCTATGTCGCCGGGGTGCTGACCATCGGTTTCATCTTCGGCGCCTACCTGACCGAGGCCTTCCGCGGCGCCTTCCTGGCCGTGCCGCCGGGGCAGCGCGAGGCTGGCCTGGCCTACGGCCTGAGCGGCTGGCAGATCGCCTGGCGCATCACCCTGCCGCAGATGTTCCGCCATGCCCTGCCGGGCCTGTCCAACAACTGGCTGGTGCTGATCAAGAGCACCGCCATCGTCTCGGTGATCGGCCTGTCCGACCTGATGACGCGAGGCCAGCAAGCGGCCGGCTCGACCCGCGAGCCCTTTGTCTTCTACCTAGCCGTGGCCCTGATCTACCTGAGTTTCACCAGCCTCTCGGAGCTGATCTTCAGCTGGCTGGAAAAGCGCTTCTCCATCGGTGTGCGCAAGGGGACGCTGTGA
- a CDS encoding ABC transporter substrate-binding protein yields the protein MQKRQLIALSTFIALACGSFAAQAQAPDWKKIRIGVEGAYPPFSEVGADGKLKGFEIDLALAYCAEIKAECTLVQQDFDGLIPALQARKVDAIIASVSITDERKKTIAFSNAYYNTPARFAAKADAKLDVSPAGLKGKKIGVQRATIHEKFVDATFKQSQIVRYASQDQAFLDLKSGRIDLTLADLVAIDQGFLAKPEGKGFAFVGPSYDDVKYFGVGSGVGMRKADAATLGKKFNDAIAAVAANGTFKKLNDKYFSYDIAPKK from the coding sequence ATGCAAAAACGCCAACTGATTGCCCTGAGCACCTTCATCGCCCTGGCTTGTGGCTCGTTCGCCGCCCAAGCCCAAGCCCCGGACTGGAAAAAGATCCGCATCGGTGTGGAAGGCGCCTACCCCCCCTTCTCTGAAGTGGGTGCCGACGGCAAGCTCAAAGGCTTCGAGATCGACCTGGCCCTGGCCTACTGCGCCGAAATCAAGGCCGAGTGCACCCTGGTGCAGCAAGACTTCGACGGCCTGATCCCCGCCCTGCAAGCGCGCAAGGTCGACGCCATCATCGCCTCGGTCTCCATCACCGACGAGCGCAAGAAGACCATCGCCTTCTCCAACGCCTACTACAACACCCCGGCCCGCTTCGCCGCCAAGGCCGACGCCAAGCTGGACGTCTCGCCCGCTGGCCTCAAGGGCAAGAAGATCGGTGTGCAGCGCGCCACCATCCATGAAAAGTTCGTGGACGCCACCTTCAAGCAAAGCCAGATCGTGCGCTACGCCTCGCAAGACCAGGCCTTCCTGGACCTGAAGTCGGGCCGCATCGACCTGACCCTGGCCGACCTGGTCGCCATCGACCAAGGTTTCCTGGCCAAGCCCGAAGGCAAGGGTTTCGCCTTCGTCGGCCCCAGCTATGACGATGTGAAGTACTTCGGCGTGGGCTCGGGCGTGGGCATGCGCAAGGCCGATGCCGCCACCCTGGGCAAGAAGTTCAACGACGCGATTGCCGCCGTGGCCGCCAACGGCACCTTCAAGAAGCTCAACGACAAGTACTTCTCGTACGACATCGCCCCCAAGAAGTAA
- a CDS encoding SlyX family protein, whose protein sequence is MDTSLQNFENRLVDLEIKASFTEDLVEQLNQVIVRQQQQIDALTREVLALRERPAADAGGPAFRSLRDELPPHY, encoded by the coding sequence ATGGACACCTCTTTGCAGAATTTCGAGAACCGCCTGGTCGATCTGGAGATCAAGGCTTCGTTCACCGAAGACCTGGTCGAGCAACTCAACCAGGTGATCGTGCGGCAGCAACAGCAGATCGACGCGCTGACCCGCGAAGTGCTGGCCTTGCGCGAGCGCCCGGCGGCCGATGCCGGCGGGCCGGCCTTTCGCAGCTTGCGCGACGAACTGCCGCCTCATTACTGA